A genomic stretch from Psilocybe cubensis strain MGC-MH-2018 chromosome 1, whole genome shotgun sequence includes:
- a CDS encoding Poly [ADP-ribose] polymerase 2 — translation MPPRKKATADDAVPAPTRSSSRIKAATNSQPAGTAGTSTTQPDVPAETDSKPKAKRTRSATTDDAAPKPASKRTKKSQTTDDKVDSDINTQTGTQDSDNAKGKRSATTTQDDGAAPKPASAKTKSQTVDDKAKDAVDTQGATPDSGEKDDAQPAVDDKKMVTVLKRGAAPVDAMSGCVNTHQVYSNTEGVWDAMLNQTDVSGNQNKNKFYVIQLLHPIGNNNTCTLFTRWGRVGENGQTQTKGPFSSSTAVNEFKKQFRSKTAVAWEQRVGMVPKPGKYTWLERDYGDEESKDDDQKAAKDEVIIPDSKLPSEIQELCNLLFSTSIIDAHLSSMNYDARKLPLGKLAKSTILSGFSALKTLADVIQNPTGPTATQYGGMRRACEQLSSAYYSVIPHDFGRNRPVVIDNEIALKKELDLVDALGDMEIASKLISSTSTLDADGNPINPIDSHFRSLGLTSMEPVPKDSAEFNSLVQYARDTHGATHRYTVNVRHAYRVERDSETQAWNSKNFSSVASGERLLLWHGSRTTNFAGILKQGLRIAPPEAPVTGYMFGKGVYFADMMSKSANYCYAYLSNNTGLLLLCEVLVKPFHELTNASYHADQECKKAGKMATKGLGRTQPGAWKDAGAALNHPELSGCEMPSGPGKDVTGIPGICLQYNEYIVYDPSQIRLRYLLMVDM, via the exons ATGCCTCCCAGAAAAAAAGCGACGGCTGACGACGCAGTCCCGGCTCCTACTCGTTCGAGCTCAAGAATCAAGGCGGCTACGAACTCTCAACCGGCTGGCACTGCTGGCACGTCCACAACTCAACCAGACGTGCCTGCGGAAACGGACAGCAAACCGAAGGCGAAGAGGACGCGTTCGGCCACTACCGATGATGCAGCACCCAAGCCGGCTTccaaaagaacaaagaaaagcCAAACTACCGATGATAAAGTTGACAGTGATATAAACACCCAAACTGGTACGCAAGATAGCGACAATGCGAAGGGGAAGCGTTCGGCCACTACCACCCAAGATGATGGTGCAGCGCCCAAGCCAGCTTCCGCAAAAACGAAGAGCCAAACCGTTGATGACAAGGCCAAAGATGCTGTAGACACACAGGGTGCTACCCCAGATAGCGGCGAAAAAGACGATGCTCAACCCGCAGTGGATGACAAGAAGATG GTCACTGTCTTGAAACGTGGCGCAGCGCCCGTCGATGCCATGTCCGGGTGTGTCA ATACGCATCAAGTATATTCCAACACAGAGGGAGTTTGGGACGCAATGTTGAACCAAACAGATGTCAGTGGAAACCAAAACAAGAACAA ATTCTATGTTATTCAACTTCTGCACCCAATTGGAAACAATAACACTTGCACTTTGTTCACTCGTTGGGGTCGTGTCGGGGAGAATGGTCAAACACAGACCAAG GgccctttctcttcttcgacAGCGGTCAACGAATTCAAGAAGCAATTCAGATCTAAGACCGCTGTTGCCTGGGAACAGAGGGTTGGCATGGTTCCTAAACCAG GGAAATATACATGGCTTG AACGAGATTATGGCGACGAAGAATCCAAAGATGACGACCAGAAGGCTGCAAAAGACGAAGTTATTATCCCCGATTCGAAACTTCCATCCGAGATTCAA GAACTATGTAATTTGCTGTTTTCTACGAG TATCATCGATGCCCATCTCTCGTCCATGAACTACGATGCCAGAAAATTGCCATTAG GAAAACTGGCGAAGTCTACGATCTTGAGCGGATTCTCTGCCCTCAAG ACTCTCGCAGATGTGATCCAAAATCCTACTGGTCCTACTGCTACTCAATATGGCGGAATGCGTCGAGCATGCGAGCAGCTCAGCAGCGCTTACTACTC TGTCATTCCTCACGACTTCGGTCGAAACAGGCCtgttgttatcgataatgAGATAGCTCTCAAAAAG GAACTGGACCTTGTTGATGCTCTTGGAGACATG GAAATTGCATCCAAGTTGATATCATCGACAAGCACATTGGATGCGGATGGCAACCCCATCAATCCCATCGACTCCCACTTCCGTTCCCTGGGCCTCACAAGCATGGAACCCGTTCCTAAGGATTCTGCTGAGTTCAATAGCCTAGTTCAATACGCACGGGATACGCACGGCGCCACCCACAGATACACAGTGAATGTGCGCCACGCATACCGCGTTGAAAG GGACTCTGAAACACAGGCTTGGAATTCGAAGAACTTTTCAAGTGTGGCCTCTGGGGAGCGTCTTCTTTTATGGCATGGTTCCAGAACGACCAACTTTGCAG GTATTCTTAAGCAAGGGCTTCGTATTGCTCCTCCTGAAG CTCCTGTCACTGGATATATGTTCGGAAAAGGGGTTTACTTTGCCGACATGATGAGCAAG TCTGCAAACTATTGCTACGCATA CTTGAGCAATAACACCGGGCTCCTCCTTCTGTGCGAGGTGTTGGTCAAACCTTTCCATGAACTTACCAATGCT AGCTACCACGCCGATCAAGAGTGCAAGAAGGCTGGAAAGAT GGCTACCAAGGGTCTCGGACGCACTCAACCTGGAGCGTGGAAAGACGCAGGGGCAGCATTGAACCACCCCGAGCTGTCTGGATGCGAAATGCCCTCTGGTCCTGGCAAAGACGTCACTGGAATTCCAGGGATCTGCCTACAGTACAACGAG TATATTGTATACGATCCCTCTCAGATACGCCTTCGTTATCTTCTGATGGTTGATATGTAG
- a CDS encoding histone H3, translated as MARTKQTARKSTGGKAPRKQLATKAARKTAQTATGGVKKPHRFRPGTVALREIRRYQKSTELLIRKLPFQRLVREIAQDFKTDLRFQSSAVMALQEAAEAYLVSLFEDTNLAAIHAKRVTIQPKDLALARRLRGERS; from the exons ATGGCCCGAACCAAG CAAACCGCCCGCAAATCGACCGGAG GCAAAGCCCCCCGTAAGCAACTCGCGACCAAGGCCGCCAGGAAGACCGCCCAG ACTGCCACTGGTGGAGTCAAGAAGCCCCACAGGTTCAGGCCCGGTACCGTCGCTCTCCGTGAGATCAGGCGTTACCAGAAGTCCACCGAGCTGCTCATCCGCAAGCTCCCTTTCCAGAGGCTCGTCCGTGAAATCGCCCAGGACTTCAAG ACCGATCTCCGCTTCCAGTCATCCGCCGTCATGGCTCTCCAGGAAGCCGCCGAGGCTTACCTTGTCTCTCTCTTCGAGGACACCAACTTGGCTGCCATCCACGCCAAAC GTGTCACCAT CCAACCCAAGGACCTTGCGCTCGCCAGGCGTCTCCGCGGCGAACGTTCTTAA